Within Marinilabiliales bacterium, the genomic segment ACCATCCCATACCACCCGGTTCGGGAGTGCCGGTCGAAGGCATTATTGACGGGTCAAGCGCATCCAGGTCTATTGTAAGGTATACATTTTCAGTGAGCATGCTGACAGCCCTGTCCATCCATTTATCATTGTCATGAATCTGGTGGGCGAAGAAAACCTTCTCTGTGCTGATAAGGCTTAACTCAGCCGAGTCGACAGCCCTGATACCTACCTGTACCACCGGTGCCATCTCACTTGCTCTTGCCATGACACAGGCATGATTGTGTCCGGACCCTTCGTATTCATTCCTCATATCACTGTGAGCATCGATCTGAAGGAATGTAAGTTCATTGTATCTTTCAGCAAAGGCTTTCATGCTGCCTATTGATACGGAATGCTCCCCGCCTGTTACAACCAGGTATTTTCCCCTGTCAAGGTAATACCCTGCTCTTTCGTAAACCGAAGCCGACATCTTCTCAGGCCCCGAGGCTTCGGTTACGGGTGCAGCTGTATGGATACCCCTGAGATAGACCTCGCTATCAGTTTCAATATCGTAAAGCTCCATGTTTGCAGAAGCTTCATTGATAGCCTGCGGACCTTTGTCAGCCCCCTTTATCCATGTGCTTGTTCCGTCATACGGAACAGGCAGTATAACTATTGCTGCAGTCTGTTCTTTTGAAAACTCCTCAGGGAGTCCCCCGAAATTAGTCATGCCAGATGGATTTTAAATAACACTAATAGCCAAGAATTTTTAGCATCGATTTATGGCTTTGTTCCTTGGCAAAGAGTTTTGTTGTAATCTCTCCCTCTTCATCAAGGTCAATAATTATATGCTTCGGGGCAGGGATCAGGCAATGCTGAATTCCCCCATAGCCTCCGATCGATTCCTGGTATGCACCGGTGTGGAAAAGCCCGATATACTGAGGCTCCCCGTTCCTGATCTTTGGCAGGAAGATGGCATTGGCGTGGGCTTCTGAATTATAATAATCTTCACTGTCACAGGTAAGTCCCCCAAGAAACACCCTTTCATACTCCTCATCCCAGTTGTTTACCGCAAGAAGAATAAACCTCTTGTTCAGGGCCCATGTATCAGGTAATGTGGTCATGAAGGAGGAGTCGATCATGTTCCAGATTTCACGGTCATTCTGTCTTTTTTGTCCGAGTATGGAGTATAGGACTGCGCTGCTTTCGGCTACCGTGTAAGATCCGAATTCGGTAAAAATGTCCGGCTCGGGTATTTCATTCCGGTCACATATATTCTTAATCTGTGCAATTATTTCTTCTGCCATATATTCATAGTCGTAATCAAACGAGAGTGAATTTTTAATGGGGAAGCCGCCGCCTATGTTGAGGGAGTCCAGTTCTGGGCATATTTTTTTGAGTTCGCAATATACACTGACACACTTGGAAAGCTCGTTCCAGTAATAGGCATTGTCGGAAATGCCCGTGTTAATGAAGAAATGCAGCATCTTCAGTTCAAGTTTGGGGTTGGGTTTTATCTTTTCCTGGTAGAATGAGATTATGTCATTATACCTGATGCCCAGCCTTGAGGTGTAGAATTCAAATTTGGGTTCTTCCTCTGCAGCTATCCTTATGCCGACTTTGTATTTGGTGTTAATCAGTTTGTTGAGCTGGTCGAGCTCAAACATGTTGTCAAGTACCGGAATTGTATTGGAGAAACCGCCGTTGATAAAACCGGCAATATTTTCAATGTACTGGGGCCTTTTGAACCCGTTGCATACGATATATATATCCTTGTTTATAAGTCCGGTCTGATAAAGCTCTTCGATGATATTCAGGTCAAATGCCGATGATGTTTCCAGGTGAACGTCGTTCTCGAGGACCTTTTCCAGAACGAAGGAGAAATGCGAACTTTTCGTGCAGTAACAGTAATGGTAGTCACCCTTATAATCGGCCTTGGCAATGGCAACATTAAACCATTTCTTCGCCTTCTGGATCTTTTCGCCGATCCTGGGAAGATAAGTAACCTTGAGCGGTGTTCCGTATTGCTTGATAACATCCATCAGTGGAATGCCGTTAAAGTAGAGTTCATTTTCCTCTACCATGAACTCCTCTTGCGGAAATTCAAATGTCTGCTCTATCAGATCGACATACTTATTCTTCATGGTACGATAGTTTTGAGAAAATAAAAAAAAGGCCTGCAAATAAAAGCAAAATAACTGAATGCTCAAAAAAATAACAAAGTAAAAGAGATAAATTAATATAAATTCACCAATCCGCCTCACCCGGATGTTCCGCAGTAGAGTCACATGGCAGGATCGGGCCTCTGTAGCATGCTTTTGCTGCCGGACTTATTTAATTTGATCATTTTTGTATATTTCTCCTGTAAAAAACAGCCAAAATTTTGTTTAGAAAATACAAAATTTTGACTTACAGAAGGAACCGCTTCGCTTTCCCATAAAATTTTTTCATGCGTCTGTGTGTAACTTTACGCAGAAAAAATTTTATGTACATTTGCGGGATTATGAGCAAAGACACCACTGTAATACTGAGGAATTTGACCCTGAAGGACTATGACGACATAGCCGAGGCGATGAAGGTTGCCTATTCGGGTATCGGAGGCGCAGTATGGAAGTATTCCCAGCTGAAGAAACTGATGAACCTGTTCCCTCAGGGCCAGATCTGTGTCGAAGTAAACGGGAAAGTAGTGGCCTGTGCCCTGTCTATCATTGTAGATTACAGTCAGTTCGGCGATTCCCACACTTATGAGCAGATAACAGGTAATTACCGGTTTGGGACCCATGATCCGGAAGGTGATGTTCTGTATGGAATAGATATATTTGTTCACCCCGGGTTCCGGAATATGAGACTTGGAAGACGACTTTACGATGCACGCAAGGAGCTTTGCGAAAACCTGAACCTGCGTGCAGTTATTGCCGGAGGACGGATTCCCGGGTACAGTGACTATTCAGGGGAACTTACACCCAAGCAGTATATTGAGAAGGTGGAGATGAAGGAGATTTATGACCAGATTCTTACTTTCCAGATCTCAAATAATTTTCATGTCAAGAAGATATTACGCAACTATCTCCCTATTGACAATGAATCAAAAACATTTGCCACGCTCATTGAGTGGAACAATATATACTACGAGGAGAAGGAGAGGGCCATCGGCAGGAAAAAGTCCGTTGTGCGACTCGGACTGGTTCAGTGGCAGATGAGGCACCTGGCTTCTGTCGATGCTCTTATCGAGCAGATGGAATTTTTCATAGATGCAGTAAGTGATTACCAGAGCGACTTTATTTTGTTCCCTGAATTCTTTAATGCCCCGCTGATGGCTAAGTACAACCATCTGGCCGAATCGGATGCCATCAGGGCTCTGGCAAACTATTCAGAACCCATAAGGAGCAAATTCGTTGAGTTTGCCATCAGCTACAATGTTAACATTATATGCGGAAGCCTGCCTGTATATGAAGATGAGAAATTGTATAATGTAGCCTATCTGTGTCGCCGTGACGGTTCGTGGGACATGCAGTACAAAATACATATTACCCCTAGCGAACTTACAAGCTGGGGATTGACCGGTGGAGATTCAATAAAGGTGTTTGAAACCGATTCAGGAAAGATAGGCGTGCTGATCTGTTACGATGTGGAATTCCCCGAGCTCGGACGGATTATGGCAGATCAGGGACTGGAGATACTTTTTGTGCCGTTCCTGACTGATACGCAGAACGGGTATAACCGGGTCAGGCACTGTGCCCAGGCCCGGGCAATCGAAAATGAATGCTACGTTGCCATTGCGGGAAGCGTAGGCAACCTGCCACGTGTTAACAATATGGATATTCAGTATGCGCAATCGGCTGTATTCTCCCCGTCGGATTTTGCTTTTCCCACAAACACGATAGTCAGTGAGGCTACCCCTAATACCGAGATGACACTTATTGTTGATGTCAACCTTGACCTGCTGAAGGAGCTGCATGTGAACGGGTCGGTGAGGAATCTGAAGGACCGCCGGACCGACCTTTATTCGTTAAGGTGGAACAAAAAAAGCCAGGCAACGGACCGGGTTAGCGAATCCCAAACAGAGGAGCATGGGTGAAAAATCGAGATACGACAGAAGGGGCGTGTCAGCCTCAAAAGAAGATGTACACAAGGCTATCAGCGGAATAGACAAGGGGCTGTTCACTAATGCGTTTTGCAAGATTATTCCCGATATCCTGGGGAGTGATCCCGGTTACTGCAATATAATGCATGCAGACGGTGCCGGCACCAAGTCATCACTGGCCTGGGTTTACTGGAAGGAGACAGGCAATATGGATGTATGGAAGGGGATAGCCCAGGATGCGATAGTTATGAACCTGGACGACCTTCTGTGTGTGGGTGCAACAGACAATATTATTCTTTCATCAACCATCGGACGTAACAGGAATCTTGTGCCCGGTGAGGTTGTTTCGGCTATAATAAATGGCACTGAAGAGTTTCTGAATGAAATGCGGGATCTGGGCATAGGGATATACTCGACAGGTGGTGAGACTGCCGATGTGGGTGACCTGGTAAGGTCAGTTATAGTAGATTCAACGGTCACCTGCAGGATGAAAAGGGATGAGGTGATCACTAATGATCGCATAGCGGCAGGCGATGTTATTGTGGGGCTTTCCTCCTTTGGCAGGGCTGTCTGGGAGAAGGAATACAATGGTGGAATGGGAAGCAATGGTCTTACCTCTGCCCGCCATGATCTGTTCGGGTCATACCTGGCAGAAAAATACCCCGATAGTTTCGACCCGGGTATGCCTTCCGGACTTGTCTACAGCGGTTCGCTGAAACTGACTGATCTTGTGGAGGGAACCGGACTGGATGCAGGAAGGCTTGTGCTGTCGCCCACCCGCACATACGCACCGGTCATTGCAAGGGTACTCAGCCAATTTCGCAGGGAGATACATGGTATGGTTCACTGCAGCGGGGGCGGGCAGACCAAGGTGCTTAATTTCATTGATAAGCTTCACGTTGTGAAGGACAATATGTTTGATTTACCACCGCTATTCAGACTGATCAGGGACGAGTCAGGCACCCCCTGGGATGAAATGTACAGGGTCTTTAACATGGGACACCGCTTTGAGCTTTATGTGCCACCCGGGATAGCAGACGATATAATTGATATTTCACGAAGCCTGGGTGTTGATGCAAAGATAGTGGGTCATTGCGAGGCATCATCCGGCAGTAAGCTCACAATAAGATCATTTGCCGGCGAATTCGTGTACGGTTGATCTAATAAGCCCTCTCCATGAGGCAGATCATTTCCTGGTGAATATACCACTGTAGACTTTACCGTCAGGACTCTCTATCCTGATTATATAATTGCCCGGTTTCAGTTGACCTATTTGCAGTAGATGCGTGTCAGCCAGTCTCAGTTGCATTACAGGGCGGCCGGCGGTGTCAAATATGCCGACCAGTGATCCTGATTCAACACTTTCCTGAAGATATAGTATGTCTCCTGCCGGATTAGGGTAGAAGAACTGATTATTTGATCCGGGTTTTGCTTCCTCAATGTTTACAGGTGCCTGGTTGCTGACATTGATCACCAGTGTGTCAGAAACATCAGGATTGTCAGCCGCATATACACGCAGCACTATATGGCCTTCATCCTCCGCGTTGCCGGATCCGGTGAACATCACCCGGTTTGTTGCGAAATCTGTCCTGGAACTCCCTGTGGTATTCTCAAGCACTTCAAAGTTCGCCTTCCTGAACCGGGCGTTTTCGGGGAATACCGTGGCATAGATATTTAATCTCTGCCTGTCAGCCGAAATATGTCCGTCGCCATCGGTGCGGACATATATGCTGTCGGGCCTTATCCGGTTATAGTATCCGAGCGGCAGTTCTTCATAGCCAGGATCGTCTCCTGTGGCAGCAATGATTATCATTGCATGACGTGGAATTTCAACGAACATGCCGTCAGTCAATGCTATGCTGATGGAATCAATATTGTAATCAAAGGAGCTGAAATCATCCTCCCAGATTGTATACATCATGGCATCTGAAGAGAATGCAATCTCTCCGGGCAGACTGACCTGGATCGTATAATCTTCAGTGAAATCCCTGTTGATAAGCAAAATGGAAAAGTTTTCGCCGCGATTGTAGGCATAGGTTCCAACCGGTTCCCAGTTAATTGATCTTCCGTCTCTGTGGGTTAAACTGTTTGCCGTGAGGAATTCGGTTTTCATGTTATGCCCCTTGCAGAACCTGTTGAAATATTTTCCGGTAATGAACAGCGGAAGTTGGCGGTAATTCTCAGCTGGCCTTGTAATGCGCCATTGTCCGCCCGTCAGGTGGAAGAGACTGGGTACAATTGAGCCGTATTCCATGCCGGCAGCAAGATAATCGGTCATCAGGATCGCCTGTCCGAACCGGCCGTTATAATTGGTTCTGGTCATATTAGACTCATACAGGTAGAAAGATTTAAGTGTGCCGGTCAGGTGCATCATATTATCCATGGTCTGC encodes:
- the speB gene encoding agmatinase produces the protein MTNFGGLPEEFSKEQTAAIVILPVPYDGTSTWIKGADKGPQAINEASANMELYDIETDSEVYLRGIHTAAPVTEASGPEKMSASVYERAGYYLDRGKYLVVTGGEHSVSIGSMKAFAERYNELTFLQIDAHSDMRNEYEGSGHNHACVMARASEMAPVVQVGIRAVDSAELSLISTEKVFFAHQIHDNDKWMDRAVSMLTENVYLTIDLDALDPSIMPSTGTPEPGGMGWYQTLEFIRRVIASKNLVGFDVVELCPSRDNKAPDFLAAKLIYRILSMQFAKERT
- a CDS encoding arginine decarboxylase; translated protein: MKNKYVDLIEQTFEFPQEEFMVEENELYFNGIPLMDVIKQYGTPLKVTYLPRIGEKIQKAKKWFNVAIAKADYKGDYHYCYCTKSSHFSFVLEKVLENDVHLETSSAFDLNIIEELYQTGLINKDIYIVCNGFKRPQYIENIAGFINGGFSNTIPVLDNMFELDQLNKLINTKYKVGIRIAAEEEPKFEFYTSRLGIRYNDIISFYQEKIKPNPKLELKMLHFFINTGISDNAYYWNELSKCVSVYCELKKICPELDSLNIGGGFPIKNSLSFDYDYEYMAEEIIAQIKNICDRNEIPEPDIFTEFGSYTVAESSAVLYSILGQKRQNDREIWNMIDSSFMTTLPDTWALNKRFILLAVNNWDEEYERVFLGGLTCDSEDYYNSEAHANAIFLPKIRNGEPQYIGLFHTGAYQESIGGYGGIQHCLIPAPKHIIIDLDEEGEITTKLFAKEQSHKSMLKILGY
- a CDS encoding phosphoribosylformylglycinamidine cyclo-ligase; amino-acid sequence: MGEKSRYDRRGVSASKEDVHKAISGIDKGLFTNAFCKIIPDILGSDPGYCNIMHADGAGTKSSLAWVYWKETGNMDVWKGIAQDAIVMNLDDLLCVGATDNIILSSTIGRNRNLVPGEVVSAIINGTEEFLNEMRDLGIGIYSTGGETADVGDLVRSVIVDSTVTCRMKRDEVITNDRIAAGDVIVGLSSFGRAVWEKEYNGGMGSNGLTSARHDLFGSYLAEKYPDSFDPGMPSGLVYSGSLKLTDLVEGTGLDAGRLVLSPTRTYAPVIARVLSQFRREIHGMVHCSGGGQTKVLNFIDKLHVVKDNMFDLPPLFRLIRDESGTPWDEMYRVFNMGHRFELYVPPGIADDIIDISRSLGVDAKIVGHCEASSGSKLTIRSFAGEFVYG
- a CDS encoding GNAT family N-acetyltransferase encodes the protein MSKDTTVILRNLTLKDYDDIAEAMKVAYSGIGGAVWKYSQLKKLMNLFPQGQICVEVNGKVVACALSIIVDYSQFGDSHTYEQITGNYRFGTHDPEGDVLYGIDIFVHPGFRNMRLGRRLYDARKELCENLNLRAVIAGGRIPGYSDYSGELTPKQYIEKVEMKEIYDQILTFQISNNFHVKKILRNYLPIDNESKTFATLIEWNNIYYEEKERAIGRKKSVVRLGLVQWQMRHLASVDALIEQMEFFIDAVSDYQSDFILFPEFFNAPLMAKYNHLAESDAIRALANYSEPIRSKFVEFAISYNVNIICGSLPVYEDEKLYNVAYLCRRDGSWDMQYKIHITPSELTSWGLTGGDSIKVFETDSGKIGVLICYDVEFPELGRIMADQGLEILFVPFLTDTQNGYNRVRHCAQARAIENECYVAIAGSVGNLPRVNNMDIQYAQSAVFSPSDFAFPTNTIVSEATPNTEMTLIVDVNLDLLKELHVNGSVRNLKDRRTDLYSLRWNKKSQATDRVSESQTEEHG